TGGCAATGATGAACAATCCATCGGAAATGCCAAGAGCGTGGAGAGAAAGAACATCGGCCAGGCGGGTCAGGGCTGGGGCCGGGCGGCGAGGCAGGACGGAGACAAGAAGGCTCGTCCTCGTCGCTGCAAGAAGCGAGACCTCACTACTCGTCTTAGAGCTCGGCCGTATAAGATTAGGAGACCGCGGAGCACGTATGAGTCGCTGCCAAAGTTTTctgaacagcagcaacagcagcagcagatgaagaggaggaagaagagtgtggTTCGTGTTGGCATCCAAGATGCCACTACCGTGCTGGAGGTGAGGCAGCGCGTTTCTGCTGTTGTGCTGAAGGAGCAACAACTGGCAGATGTGGCTCTGGAAGGCTACAACGCCTTCTTGAGCGAGCTGATTGACGGGGAGGAATTGTTCTGCCACGAGTTTGAGAATGAGTGTGGCAGACACGTGTTGCGGCTGAATGGCGTGATGCCCGGTAACGTGCAGTACACGCCGCTGGTGTGCCGCCAGGAGGAACGCTCCTATCTGCTCCCTCTCACTGTACGGGCCTCCTACATCTGTGAGGACGCTCCCGGTAGCCAGGTGAGGGCCTTTTCCCACCGGGTGTTCCTGGGAGAGATCCCGCTCATGGTGGGCTCCAGGCTGTGCATCACGTGTGGCAGCACTGAAGAGGAGGCAGTGTTGGCGGGGCAACAGCCTGGTGAGCCCGGCGGCTACTTCATCGTGGACGGAACAGAAAAATTCATTCCTTTCCGCAACCTGCTCAAGAAGAACAGCCTGCTTGTGACCAAGTGCCTGGGCCAGGAGAGCCAGAAGTTCTCCTTCAAGTGTTTCGTGTTCAGCACAGTCAATGGCACAGAAGCCTTCCAGACGGCGGTGTTGGCCTCCGCCAAGCATGGCCTGGTGGTCAAACTGTCGCTTGGGCGTGGGATGCACGTGCTCGTGTCTCTCAGTAAAGTGTTGGCTGCATTAGGGATCCAGGGCCCACTCAAACCTTGGCAGGAGACAGAGTCCTTTTTGTACTTGGGGCAGACGCTCGCTGCGATAGTGCCGCTCAGAGAGCAGCGTCAGCAGCGGCGACAAAAAGGAGCCAGAGATAGCAACAAGGCCAAGGTGCCTCTGACCCGCGATGCATTCAGGTGTGAGGATGGCAGTAAGTCTGTGGTGGCGGAAGCAGTGGTGGACTACTTAGTGGCGGCTACCCAGGTGCCCGATGTGGCGGCTCAGGACCTGCTTCAGGTACACCGGAAGTGTGAGAGGAGCGAGCAGCACCACGCTGCGCTGCTCAGGATTGCCACCAGGTTTGCCGAGATGCGTCAGGAGGAGGCTAAGCAAGATCTGGAGTACACACGGCGGCTGACAGCGTTACTGGAAGTGATGCTACAGGGGTGTGAAGATGTACCCTCTGCAACCCACATGGTGACGGCCGCCCTCACACTTCCTTCACAGCAGGAGGCCCTCAGAGCCTTGCGTCAGACCGCCAAGAGGGTGTGGAGGAACACGGCCATGAGTGAGGTGCTGGAGAGGGTGTTGGTGCCTCATGTCGGGGGCAGCCTGCTGCACAGAGCCTTCTACCTCGCCTTCATGACCAACCAACTACTGCTGGTGATGTGTGGACGGCAGCCTGCTGACGACCCACTGCACTTGGGGAACAGAATGCTGGTGACACCCGGTTCCTTCGTCAGCAGCCTCTTCAGCTCCGTGATGAAGCCAATCTTGACTCGGGCTCGTGCCACTATAGACCACCAGTACAGGAAGCCCCGGGCGGTGTGGCCAGACGAGCTGGGCAGCGAGGACCACTACGAGGATGACCACCGCATCTTCGGGGAGAACCGTGCCTGCCTgctgaagaaagatgaaaagatctTGTCAGAAAAATTTGACATTTTGAACATTTTCCAGTTCCATCATAACATTGTTGGTGAGAAGATGTGCAAGGCGTTCAGGACGGGCACTTGGGGAGAGGGGCGCGGCGCCATGACGGGCGTCACGCAAAATCTGGAGCGCCTCAACTACATGCAGTACCTCTCTCAGGTGCGCACCGTTAACGGTGAGGACAAGGTGATGAATGGGCAGGGTGCTGTGCCCCACCAGCTGCACACTAGTATCGTAGGCTTCCTCTGCCTCATGGAGACGCCCGAGAACGAGCACGTGGGCCTCGCCGAGCACCTGGCCCTGGGCGCCGCGTTGTGCCGTCCCGTGGAACCCACACACGTGCAACAGGCACTGCAGATGCTGCCGGTGAAGCTGTTCACAGCGGAAGAGATATGCACGCCAGACCACCTGGGCAAGGTGTTCGTGGACGGCCGGTGGGTGGGCAATGCAGAGGCTCCATTGTGCTTGATCAAGGCTCGCCTGGTGGagtaccgccgccgccacaccatCCACTTGGGTGTCCACCTCAGGAACCATGACCTTCACATTGACACATCGGGTGGCAGACCGGTGCGGCCGCTCTTGGTGGTGCAGGGCGGCTCCCTCGCTCTCACTTGTGACGACCTGGTCGCCTTGAGGGAGTGTCGCCTCCTGCTGAATGATCTGTGGAAGAAGGGCGTGGTGGACTTCCTGGACCCGCTTGAAAACAGCGCGGTGTTTA
This Portunus trituberculatus isolate SZX2019 chromosome 13, ASM1759143v1, whole genome shotgun sequence DNA region includes the following protein-coding sequences:
- the LOC123502941 gene encoding DNA-directed RNA polymerase II subunit RPB2-like — protein: MKRRKKSVVRVGIQDATTVLEVRQRVSAVVLKEQQLADVALEGYNAFLSELIDGEELFCHEFENECGRHVLRLNGVMPGNVQYTPLVCRQEERSYLLPLTVRASYICEDAPGSQVRAFSHRVFLGEIPLMVGSRLCITCGSTEEEAVLAGQQPGEPGGYFIVDGTEKFIPFRNLLKKNSLLVTKCLGQESQKFSFKCFVFSTVNGTEAFQTAVLASAKHGLVVKLSLGRGMHVLVSLSKVLAALGIQGPLKPWQETESFLYLGQTLAAIVPLREQRQQRRQKGARDSNKAKVPLTRDAFRCEDGSKSVVAEAVVDYLVAATQVPDVAAQDLLQVHRKCERSEQHHAALLRIATRFAEMRQEEAKQDLEYTRRLTALLEVMLQGCEDVPSATHMVTAALTLPSQQEALRALRQTAKRVWRNTAMSEVLERVLVPHVGGSLLHRAFYLAFMTNQLLLVMCGRQPADDPLHLGNRMLVTPGSFVSSLFSSVMKPILTRARATIDHQYRKPRAVWPDELGSEDHYEDDHRIFGENRACLLKKDEKILSEKFDILNIFQFHHNIVGEKMCKAFRTGTWGEGRGAMTGVTQNLERLNYMQYLSQVRTVNGEDKVMNGQGAVPHQLHTSIVGFLCLMETPENEHVGLAEHLALGAALCRPVEPTHVQQALQMLPVKLFTAEEICTPDHLGKVFVDGRWVGNAEAPLCLIKARLVEYRRRHTIHLGVHLRNHDLHIDTSGGRPVRPLLVVQGGSLALTCDDLVALRECRLLLNDLWKKGVVDFLDPLENSAVFIAETAADLCRPGVDYCQLQAVLSHGIVSAATPVGSTNPGVRRLGSCKMQKQAMGQPVVSELLAHRGTYSMLKTPEAPLAVPAFILNLPNARLMYSGQSALTAVMAVRGLNQEDGLVFSKGAIDRGLFTSLHFRYYRKHESLFGAEVAACAEVGWRLKAGDVVIMCKDERYHVRVGDTEGPSEVSRCCVRHLPDGRVLYEVETVQERRPEVGDKFATLNGQKGVICAILPDCQLPKLEDGRTPDIFISPHSFLDRQTVGFFLEGILNILAVHTGVLIDATSIDSGWDLPRAQDALRTQGLSSAVKVLSATGREMGRIFCAPIFYMRLKHLAVLKCHARHDGPVDPVFRQPAVGLAHGGGLRLGEMEVSALVSHGAADLVQEFMHDQSDGLQLPYCNACLRWAEVAGESVACRQCRKTDNLVLRRTTYSFKVFEECLLMVNLKLLQYGQGHDHTESDGQYHDSEVASLSSDDEAEWRPERRQDAVEAAVKESWRGTL